Proteins encoded in a region of the Phoenix dactylifera cultivar Barhee BC4 chromosome 3, palm_55x_up_171113_PBpolish2nd_filt_p, whole genome shotgun sequence genome:
- the LOC120110094 gene encoding protein LURP-one-related 15-like: MAAQGYRPPAPSYAQLNSPVVVVGPQFCLQYPVDFTVVEKALHITDGNFTVTDVNGTVAFKVKGKMLSLRDRRVLLDNAGNPVLSMQQKVFTAHRRWVVYRGDSTDSKDLLFSTKKSSLIQFKTELSVYLAANTSEKACDFKVKGSYGERACTIYLGESDTIVAQMRRQHTLKNAMLGKDMFGVTIYPNIDYAFIVALIVILDEVNDDRGD, from the exons ATGGCCGCGCAGGGCTACCGGCCGCCGGCACCGAGCTACGCGCAGTTAAACAGCCCCGTGGTGGTGGTGGGCCCGCAGTTCTGCCTGCAGTACCCCGTGGATTTCACCGTGGTAGAGAAGGCCCTCCACATAACGGACGGCAACTTCACCGTAACGGATGTGAACGGCACCGTGGCGTTCAAGGTGAAGGGCAAAATGCTCAGCCTCCGGGACCGGCGAGTCCTCCTTGACAACGCCGGCAATCCCGTCCTCTCCATGCAACAAAAG GTATTTACTGCACACAGAAGATGGGTAGTGTACAGGGGAGACAGCACAGATTCAAAAGATCTGCTATTCAGCACCAAGAAGTCTTCACTCATCCAATTCAAAACCGAGCTCAGTGTGTATTTGGCTGCTAACACCAGTGAGAAAGCTTGTGATTTCAAGGTTAAAGGGAGCTATGGCGAGAGGGCATGCACCATTTACCTTGGGGAGTCTGACACAATCGTAGCCCAA ATGAGACGTCAGCACACGCTTAAGAATGCAATGCTCGGAAAGGACATGTTTGGGGTGACCATCTATCCAAATATCGACTATGCCTTCATTGTAGCCCTCATCGTGATTCTTGACGAGGTTAATGATGACAGAG GGGATTag
- the LOC103714387 gene encoding uncharacterized protein LOC103714387 isoform X1: MKNGSSKAPSVPVRKMKFVPKIPPRKPPNPAVVKTEPSETKDDVIDKELLAKLNSAKANDAFGRRMPKNERKGASSRIAFGPGSSSLARSFSRGPFSGNQYQDGFGASAPKIEKEYFEPWDYSHSYYPVTLPLRRPYSGNPEILDEEEFGEASARSGLDEAEINPAEELGLMKKREEPQMLFFQMPTTLPMVKSAAEADTKDNIRKIDHALKGCKLEELPAGYMGKLMVYKSGKVKMKLGDALFDVSPGVDCVFAQDVAAINTKEKHCCILGEIDKHAVDAALLWGRMIKFERKFLCKLEGT, translated from the exons ATGAAGAACGGATCAAGCAAAGCTCCAAGCGTCCCTGTTCGAAAG ATGAAATTCGTGCCAAAAATACCACCTCGCAAGCCTCCAAACCCTGCCGTAGTCAAAAC GGAACCATCTGAGACCAAGGATGATGTTATTGATAAGGAGCTTCTGGCGAAGCTTAACAGTGCAAAG GCTAATGATGCTTTTGGGAGGAGAATGCCTAAGAATGAGAGGAAAG GTGCTTCATCGCGAATTGCATTTGGACCTGGAAGTTCCTCGCTAGCAAGGTCATTTTCCAGAGGTCCTTTTTCTGGAAACCAATATCAAG ATGGTTTTGGAGCATCAGCCCCAAAGATAgaaaaagaatattttgagcctTGG GATTACAGTCATTCGTATTATCCCGTTACTCTTCCTCTCAGGAGGCCCTACTCAGGGAACCCAG AAATTCTTGATgaggaggagtttggagaggcTTCTGCAAGGTCAGGTCTAGATGAAGCTGAGATCAATCCAGCTGAGGAGCTTGGACTGATG aaaaagagggaagaaccaCAAATGCTTTTTTTCCAAATGCCTACAACTCTTCCAATGGTGAAGTCGGCCGCAGAAGCAGACACCAAAGATAATATTCGCAAAATTGACCATGCATTGAAGGGATGCAAATTGGAAGAGCTTCCAGCAGGCTACATGGGAAAATTAATGGTGTACAAGAGTGGGAAAGTTAAGATGAAGCTAGGAGATGCGCTCTTTGAT GTTTCTCCCGGCGTGGACTGTGTATTTGCCCAAGATGTTGCAGCAATTAATACTAAGGAGAAACACTGCTGCATCCTAGGGGAGATTGACAAGCATGCAGTG GATGCAGCATTGTTATGGGGAAGGatgattaaatttgaaaggAAATTCCTCTGCAAACTAGAGGGAACCTGA
- the LOC103714387 gene encoding DNA-directed RNA polymerase III subunit RPC4-like isoform X2 has protein sequence MKNGSSKAPSVPVRKMKFVPKIPPRKPPNPAVVKTEPSETKDDVIDKELLAKLNSAKANDAFGRRMPKNERKGASSRIAFGPGSSSLARSFSRGPFSGNQYQDGFGASAPKIEKEYFEPWDYSHSYYPVTLPLRRPYSGNPEILDEEEFGEASARSGLDEAEINPAEELGLMKKREEPQMLFFQMPTTLPMVKSAAEADTKDNIRKIDHALKGCKLEELPAGYMGKLMVYKSGKVKMKLGDALFDVSPGVDCVFAQDVAAINTKEKHCCILGEIDKHAVVTPHVDALLDYIDAVGSS, from the exons ATGAAGAACGGATCAAGCAAAGCTCCAAGCGTCCCTGTTCGAAAG ATGAAATTCGTGCCAAAAATACCACCTCGCAAGCCTCCAAACCCTGCCGTAGTCAAAAC GGAACCATCTGAGACCAAGGATGATGTTATTGATAAGGAGCTTCTGGCGAAGCTTAACAGTGCAAAG GCTAATGATGCTTTTGGGAGGAGAATGCCTAAGAATGAGAGGAAAG GTGCTTCATCGCGAATTGCATTTGGACCTGGAAGTTCCTCGCTAGCAAGGTCATTTTCCAGAGGTCCTTTTTCTGGAAACCAATATCAAG ATGGTTTTGGAGCATCAGCCCCAAAGATAgaaaaagaatattttgagcctTGG GATTACAGTCATTCGTATTATCCCGTTACTCTTCCTCTCAGGAGGCCCTACTCAGGGAACCCAG AAATTCTTGATgaggaggagtttggagaggcTTCTGCAAGGTCAGGTCTAGATGAAGCTGAGATCAATCCAGCTGAGGAGCTTGGACTGATG aaaaagagggaagaaccaCAAATGCTTTTTTTCCAAATGCCTACAACTCTTCCAATGGTGAAGTCGGCCGCAGAAGCAGACACCAAAGATAATATTCGCAAAATTGACCATGCATTGAAGGGATGCAAATTGGAAGAGCTTCCAGCAGGCTACATGGGAAAATTAATGGTGTACAAGAGTGGGAAAGTTAAGATGAAGCTAGGAGATGCGCTCTTTGAT GTTTCTCCCGGCGTGGACTGTGTATTTGCCCAAGATGTTGCAGCAATTAATACTAAGGAGAAACACTGCTGCATCCTAGGGGAGATTGACAAGCATGCAGTGGTAACCCCACATGTGGATGCTCTGTTAGACTATATAGATGCTGTGGGCTCATCATGA
- the LOC103714388 gene encoding pentatricopeptide repeat-containing protein At2g38420, mitochondrial-like isoform X1, with the protein MAMPSRPVSNSSMRSWKWPRSPYKGKWQQTFSELQAMETLKKKVSEEKDTPINFISILTDCFRSYDSDPSPSAYSFIIKYLFGRCLLAHVPLILDHLEKVENFDVPERIFVNVIRDYGRLDMLQDAVDIFFRIPKFRCTPSVISLNSLLSILCKKEEGLLLVREVLMKTPEMNIRLEASTFWILIRALCRNGQVCSAVELLDIMPLHECTPDGKFYSLVLCSLCKQAGSSEVMDFLEEMRNADFLPTPIEYNRVIDVLVREGKVDDAYHALNQMKSEGKRPDIVSYNSILDGFILANNFHMADELFDEMLLMGLVPDAFTYNTYIKGLCKQGNLEQACKIVSCMERAGCKPGLETFKTLMAGHVKAGKVGKARDLMSEILKKGYQWDSHTYTILIEGLLDEGGVAEAYQLATEMICKGLTPGPSTFNALVCGLCEKDLLYEAMQVQKEMTSRSVTPDARSWEALLVGFKLSCPEISVDLEDISVEPSSC; encoded by the coding sequence ATGGCAATGCCTAGTCGTCCTGTAAGCAACAGCAGTATGAGAAGTTGGAAGTGGCCTCGCTCCCCATACAAAGGCAAGTGGCAGCAAACCTTCAGTGAGCTGCAAGCAATGGAAACACTGAAGAAGAAAGTATCGGAAGAaaaggacaccccaatcaacttcatCTCCATCCTGACTGATTGTTTTCGCAGCTATGACTCCGATCCAAGCCCCTCTGCATACTCCTTCATCATCAAATATTTGTTCGGGAGATGTCTTTTGGCGCACGTACCTCTGATTCTTGATCATCTTGAGAAAGTTGAAAATTTTGATGTTCCTGAGAGAATCTTTGTCAATGTCATACGAGATTATGGCAGACTTGACATGCTTCAGGACGCTGTCGACATCTTCTTTAGAATTCCAAAGTTTCGATGCACCCCTTCTGTGATCTCTTTAAACTCTTTGCTCTCTATTCTGTGTAAGAAGGAGGAGGGCCTTCTTTTAGTCAGAGAGGTCCTGATGAAGACTCCAGAGATGAACATTCGACTCGAGGCCTCCACCTTTTGGATACTAATCAGAGCTCTTTGCAGGAATGGCCAAGTCTGCTCTGCAGTTGAGCTTCTTGACATAATGCCGCTTCACGAGTGCACTCCAGATGGAAAATTTTACTCATTGGTGCTTTGTTCGCTTTGTAAACAAGCAGGTTCTTCTGAGgtaatggacttcttggaggaaaTGCGAAATGCTGATTTCTTGCCAACTCCGATAGAATATAACCGTGTAATTGATGTACTTGTTAGGGAAGGGAAAGTAGATGATGCCTACCATGCTCTTAACCAGATGAAGTCGGAGGGCAAGAGGCCAGATATTGTAAGCTATAACAGTATTCTAGATGGATTTATCTTAGCAAATAATTTTCACATGGCAGATGAATTGTTTGATGAAATGCTCTTGATGGGTCTTGTCCCTGATGCTTTCACTTACAACACCTATATAAAGGGCCTTTGTAAGCAGGGCAATCTTGAACAAGCTTGTAAAATTGTCAGTTGCATGGAAAGAGCAGGATGCAAACCTGGTTTAGAGACCTTCAAAACACTCATGGCCGGACACGTTAAAGCTGGAAAGGTGGGGAAAGCAAGAGACTTGATgagtgaaattctcaagaagGGCTACCAGTGGGACTCGCATACTTATACAATTTTAATTGAAGGATTGCTTGATGAAGGTGGAGTGGCTGAAGCGTATCAGTTGGCAACAGAGATGATATGCAAGGGGCTTACGCCAGGGCCTTCAACTTTTAATGCTTTGGTATGTGGCTTATGTGAGAAAGACTTGCTATATGAAGCAATGCAAGTGCAAAAAGAAATGACTAGCCGGTCTGTGACTCCCGATGCTAGGTCATGGGAAGCTCTCCTTGTAGGGTTCAAGTTGAGTTGCCCAGAAATTTCAGTTGATTTGGAGGACATCAGTGTGGAACCATCATCTTGCTGA
- the LOC103714388 gene encoding pentatricopeptide repeat-containing protein At1g05670, mitochondrial-like isoform X2, which translates to MENFTHWCFVRFVNKQVLLREGKVDDAYHALNQMKSEGKRPDIVSYNSILDGFILANNFHMADELFDEMLLMGLVPDAFTYNTYIKGLCKQGNLEQACKIVSCMERAGCKPGLETFKTLMAGHVKAGKVGKARDLMSEILKKGYQWDSHTYTILIEGLLDEGGVAEAYQLATEMICKGLTPGPSTFNALVCGLCEKDLLYEAMQVQKEMTSRSVTPDARSWEALLVGFKLSCPEISVDLEDISVEPSSC; encoded by the exons ATGGAAAATTTTACTCATTGGTGCTTTGTTCGCTTTGTAAACAAGCAGGTTCTTCTGAG GGAAGGGAAAGTAGATGATGCCTACCATGCTCTTAACCAGATGAAGTCGGAGGGCAAGAGGCCAGATATTGTAAGCTATAACAGTATTCTAGATGGATTTATCTTAGCAAATAATTTTCACATGGCAGATGAATTGTTTGATGAAATGCTCTTGATGGGTCTTGTCCCTGATGCTTTCACTTACAACACCTATATAAAGGGCCTTTGTAAGCAGGGCAATCTTGAACAAGCTTGTAAAATTGTCAGTTGCATGGAAAGAGCAGGATGCAAACCTGGTTTAGAGACCTTCAAAACACTCATGGCCGGACACGTTAAAGCTGGAAAGGTGGGGAAAGCAAGAGACTTGATgagtgaaattctcaagaagGGCTACCAGTGGGACTCGCATACTTATACAATTTTAATTGAAGGATTGCTTGATGAAGGTGGAGTGGCTGAAGCGTATCAGTTGGCAACAGAGATGATATGCAAGGGGCTTACGCCAGGGCCTTCAACTTTTAATGCTTTGGTATGTGGCTTATGTGAGAAAGACTTGCTATATGAAGCAATGCAAGTGCAAAAAGAAATGACTAGCCGGTCTGTGACTCCCGATGCTAGGTCATGGGAAGCTCTCCTTGTAGGGTTCAAGTTGAGTTGCCCAGAAATTTCAGTTGATTTGGAGGACATCAGTGTGGAACCATCATCTTGCTGA